GTTTAACGTAGGCACTGCAGAGCCAGCGTTGAACGATCCAAAGTCGAGGAGCTTCAGAAGCTGAAACGCAAAACACGGTGTCGCCCGCTTAAACTCTTTTACCCACAGAGTTGTATTGAGTGGCCAGTAGTCTTCGAGTGTCAGAAAGACCTTACCAAGTACTCCCGAACGTCCAGTGATCACACCAGGGCCCTTAGCCATGGCGATGTGATGTGTACCACTAGGACCGCTGGCAGCAATCAAGGGGTATTGCCCTTCGGTACGCTCTGCCGCCGGGAGATCAAAACCACGCTGCAAAACCAATAAATCTTGGAGCTGCCCAATTTCCCATCCCTTAGGCACCAAGCCCAGTTCGGACTCTTCGAAGCTGTCAGGGAACAGGGCGGCGGTGGGGGCGTTCATGCCCTCCGGCTGGCAGCCTTCGGCCTTGGCGCGCACAGGGTCGAAATCGACGAACCAAGATTTGAACAGCGCCTGGGCGATGGCTTCCAGAGTGGCGTTGGTTTCACGTAGCAGGGTGATGCGGTCGTCCAGGGCACCAAGTATTTCTGCAATTTCTAGTTGCACCGAAAGCGGCGGTAATGTGATCGGAACAGCCGAAAGAATGCCTGTATTAAGGTTGGGCATCGTGCCCCCAACGGCATGTCGGATCAGCCATTCCTTCGTATCGGGCAGGCGTAAGCAGTAAGAAATGAATTTGGCATCAGCAATACTCTGATCTCCCAGCCGAACTTTGAGGCAACCTGTTCCACAGAGCCAGCCGGCCTCATGAGCACGCACCAAAGCATTCTTCGTCACATCACCACGGCGACTGAAAACTATGTCATCCAACTGCAGCTTATGCTGCTGAAGCCTCTCGACATCCTCTTGACCAATTCGCGCAATTCCTTCAACCGCGATACCACCATCGCCAATATTGGTCGGCATCACGACAGGTACCCCAATCTCCTTGTAGTCCGATGTGTGCAACTGACTACCAAAGGGGCCTGTCTGAATCGCTCCACCTTGAGCACTGCATATTGCTCCGAGGCTGGTTGGTTGCCACTCAGAACTCATACCCCAGCCCCCCCAGTTTCTGCCGGATCAACTGATCGAGCTCCGCCCCCTTCTGCATCTGCTCGCCCAACTGCCTCGTCAGCCGTTGCATCTTCTCGGCAAAGGCTTCGTCGTCATCTTCCACCTCTTCGGCACCGACATAGCGGCCCGGTGTCAGCACATGGCCGTGCTCGGCAATTTCCGCCAGTTTGACGCTGCGGCAGAAGCCGGCGATGTCCTGGTACTCGGCAATCTCACCGCCCATATCCAGCGGCTCGCCGCGCCACTTGGCAACGGTCTGGGCGATGCGTTCGATATCGGCGTCAGTCAGCTCGATCTGCACTCGGCTCACGCTGGTGCCGAGTTTGCGTGCGTCGATAAACAGCACTTCACCGGGGCGGGCGGTTTTCTGTTTGGCGAGGAACCACAGGCAGGCGGGAATCTGCGTGTTGAAGAACAACTGGCCGGGCAGCGCGACCATGACTTCCACTACGTCGGCCTCGACCATGGCTTTGCGGATCTCGCCTTCGCTGTTCTGGCTGGAACTCATCGAGCCGTTGGCCAGGACGATGCCGGCACGGCCGCTGGGCTTGAGGTGGTAGAGCATATGTTGCAGCCAGGCGTAGTTGGCGTTGCCTTGCGGCGGTGTGCCATACACCCAGCGCGGGTCGCCTTCCAGGCTGCCGTGCCACCAGTCGCTGATATTGAACGGCGGGTTGGCCAGCACAAAGTCGGCGCGCAGGTCCGAGTGCTGGTTGCGCACAAAGGTGTCGGCCGGCTCTTTGCCGAGGTTGAAGTCGATGCCGCGAATGGCCAGGTTCATCGCCGCCAGGCGCCAGGTGGTGGGGTTGGCTTCCTGGCCGTAGATGGACACATCGCCCAGCTTGCCGCCGTGGGCTTCGATAAATTTCTCGGATTGCACAAACATGCCGCCCGAGCCGCAGCACGGGTCGTAGACCTTGCCGTAGTGCGGGTTAAGCACCGCCACCAGGGTTTTGACGATGCTGGCCGGCGTATAGAACTGCCCGCCGCGCTTGCCTTCGGCGCTGGCGAACTGGCCGAGGAAGTATTCATAC
The genomic region above belongs to Pseudomonas sediminis and contains:
- a CDS encoding restriction endonuclease subunit S, which produces MSSEWQPTSLGAICSAQGGAIQTGPFGSQLHTSDYKEIGVPVVMPTNIGDGGIAVEGIARIGQEDVERLQQHKLQLDDIVFSRRGDVTKNALVRAHEAGWLCGTGCLKVRLGDQSIADAKFISYCLRLPDTKEWLIRHAVGGTMPNLNTGILSAVPITLPPLSVQLEIAEILGALDDRITLLRETNATLEAIAQALFKSWFVDFDPVRAKAEGCQPEGMNAPTAALFPDSFEESELGLVPKGWEIGQLQDLLVLQRGFDLPAAERTEGQYPLIAASGPSGTHHIAMAKGPGVITGRSGVLGKVFLTLEDYWPLNTTLWVKEFKRATPCFAFQLLKLLDFGSFNAGSAVPTLNRNHIHSLKYVLPPVELVGAYEDAALVIHERVLENNRQAQTLTQLRDTVLPRLISGQLRLPEAMAQISESTAQELQYAN
- a CDS encoding type I restriction-modification system subunit M translates to MNELEQGLLALVPVDGSSIGNQSLLERLKGQLPELNEDAFWAARDALIEQGVLVKGRGRGGSVLRAPASGSSLADQVLNKARERMAPVNTEEVSAGYVVQAAAAVKKAKAPKQQATSIEAMEKTLWATADKLRANMDAAEYKHIVLGLIFLKYISDSFAGRRAELTHKLLDENDDYYLGDDDPEALNAELEDRDYYREVNVFWVPEVARWESIRAAAKQVDIGKRIDDALTAIEAENPRLKNILDKRYARAQLPDGKLGELVDLISTIGFGDDTGKARDLLGQVYEYFLGQFASAEGKRGGQFYTPASIVKTLVAVLNPHYGKVYDPCCGSGGMFVQSEKFIEAHGGKLGDVSIYGQEANPTTWRLAAMNLAIRGIDFNLGKEPADTFVRNQHSDLRADFVLANPPFNISDWWHGSLEGDPRWVYGTPPQGNANYAWLQHMLYHLKPSGRAGIVLANGSMSSSQNSEGEIRKAMVEADVVEVMVALPGQLFFNTQIPACLWFLAKQKTARPGEVLFIDARKLGTSVSRVQIELTDADIERIAQTVAKWRGEPLDMGGEIAEYQDIAGFCRSVKLAEIAEHGHVLTPGRYVGAEEVEDDDEAFAEKMQRLTRQLGEQMQKGAELDQLIRQKLGGLGYEF